In a genomic window of Nocardiopsis mwathae:
- the prmC gene encoding peptide chain release factor N(5)-glutamine methyltransferase, whose product MNSPAPLSGFDVIVVGNGALGSSLAVELAGRHASVALVGRAHRPYAASSAAGAMLGCFGEVTTALLDNAYGQAKFDLDLKAKDIWPEWLEAISGGVSDGRDILTASGTTVLLNTVGTDHIDTRNFAAIRAMLDKHDEPYEKVDPGDIAWLDPDPNSRPLEALHIPGEHAVDSGRLLRRLERTARDRGVHIVDAQATAVVTDGDRASGVVLDDGTTLGAGQVVLAAGVGAQELVDSVPGLGDHIPRLVAGYGVSVEMSTHDGTQPESVIRTPNRAFACGLHVVPRGMARVYVGATNIINPRPLANPVLRDLEFLIGCAHRQIRRNLWSSDIAKINVGNRPVSLDGFPLLGETPLNGLWMMTGTYRDGLFLSPLLAREFARRLSGEEPELVLDAFAPERAPLAGVSREDVIETTVEHMLATGYEHHWNIPTDWQEYLAADLKPIYRQWADEIDTEFTPPPELLASSRLHPTMVEWMRSYYDNCRERFGAPGSSAGPTLGDRVDEAAETLTAALVWTPRDDALALAAHATGQNVGDLDLNAAMPDDAAETFRSLVRRRADRVPLEYLTGRARVFDLEFEVGEGVFIPRVHSEAMVRDVLARCSTERPRVVDLCTGSGAIALAIAHLRQGATVTGVDLSAAAVQCAKRNAERLGARISGEVEFVEGDASDPALLGDLHGGADLVTANPPYVPHSLQIPPEWAVHQPREAIYSGWDGLDLTRAVADTAIRLLRKGGVLAIEHYDAVADEVMDILWSAGFTSLTSHTDHDGFPRYVIAEA is encoded by the coding sequence ATGAACTCCCCAGCACCCTTGTCGGGCTTTGACGTGATCGTCGTGGGCAACGGCGCCCTCGGCTCGTCGCTCGCCGTCGAGCTGGCCGGCCGCCACGCGTCGGTCGCGCTGGTCGGCCGCGCCCACCGCCCCTACGCCGCGTCCTCCGCCGCCGGTGCCATGCTCGGCTGCTTCGGCGAGGTCACCACGGCCCTGCTGGACAACGCCTACGGCCAGGCCAAGTTCGACCTCGACCTCAAGGCCAAGGACATCTGGCCGGAATGGCTGGAGGCCATCTCCGGCGGTGTCTCGGACGGGCGCGACATCCTCACCGCCTCCGGAACGACCGTGCTGCTCAACACGGTCGGCACCGACCACATCGACACGCGCAACTTCGCGGCGATCCGCGCCATGCTCGACAAGCACGACGAGCCCTACGAGAAGGTCGACCCCGGCGACATCGCCTGGCTCGACCCTGACCCCAACTCCCGGCCCCTGGAGGCCCTGCACATCCCGGGCGAGCACGCGGTCGACTCCGGTCGGCTGCTGCGGCGGCTGGAGCGCACCGCACGCGACCGCGGCGTGCACATCGTCGACGCCCAGGCGACGGCGGTCGTCACCGACGGCGACCGCGCGAGCGGTGTCGTGCTGGACGACGGTACGACACTCGGCGCCGGGCAGGTCGTGCTGGCGGCGGGCGTCGGCGCGCAGGAACTCGTGGACTCGGTACCCGGTCTCGGCGACCACATCCCCCGGCTCGTCGCCGGGTACGGCGTGTCGGTCGAGATGAGCACCCACGACGGCACCCAGCCCGAGTCGGTGATCCGCACCCCCAACCGCGCGTTCGCCTGCGGTCTGCACGTCGTGCCGCGCGGTATGGCGCGCGTGTACGTCGGCGCGACCAACATCATCAACCCGCGCCCGCTGGCCAACCCCGTCCTGCGCGACCTGGAGTTCCTGATCGGCTGTGCGCACCGCCAGATCCGCCGGAACCTGTGGTCCAGCGACATCGCCAAGATCAACGTGGGCAACCGGCCGGTGTCGCTCGACGGCTTCCCGCTGCTGGGCGAGACGCCGCTGAACGGCCTGTGGATGATGACCGGCACCTACCGCGACGGCCTGTTCCTCTCGCCCCTGCTGGCGCGGGAGTTCGCCCGGCGGCTGTCGGGCGAGGAGCCCGAACTGGTCCTGGACGCGTTCGCGCCCGAGCGCGCGCCGCTGGCGGGCGTGTCCCGCGAGGACGTCATCGAGACCACGGTCGAGCACATGCTGGCGACCGGCTACGAGCACCACTGGAACATCCCGACCGACTGGCAGGAGTACCTGGCCGCCGACCTCAAGCCCATCTACCGGCAGTGGGCCGACGAGATCGACACCGAGTTCACCCCGCCCCCGGAGCTGCTCGCCTCCTCCCGGCTGCACCCGACCATGGTCGAGTGGATGCGCTCCTACTACGACAACTGCCGGGAGCGGTTCGGGGCGCCGGGATCCAGCGCGGGCCCGACGCTGGGCGACCGGGTCGACGAGGCGGCGGAGACCCTCACCGCCGCCCTGGTGTGGACGCCCCGTGACGACGCGCTGGCCCTGGCCGCGCACGCGACCGGCCAGAACGTGGGGGACCTCGATCTGAACGCGGCCATGCCGGACGACGCGGCCGAGACGTTCCGGTCCCTGGTACGCCGGCGCGCCGACCGGGTACCGCTGGAGTACCTCACCGGCCGCGCCCGGGTGTTCGACCTGGAGTTCGAGGTCGGCGAGGGCGTCTTCATCCCCCGTGTCCACTCCGAGGCGATGGTCCGCGACGTGCTGGCGCGCTGCTCCACCGAGCGCCCGCGCGTGGTCGACCTGTGCACCGGGTCCGGCGCCATCGCCCTGGCCATCGCGCACCTGCGGCAGGGGGCGACCGTCACCGGCGTCGACCTCTCCGCCGCGGCCGTCCAGTGCGCCAAGCGCAACGCCGAACGGCTGGGCGCCCGCATCTCCGGCGAGGTCGAGTTCGTGGAGGGCGACGCGTCCGACCCGGCGCTGCTCGGCGACCTGCACGGCGGCGCCGACCTCGTCACGGCCAACCCGCCCTACGTTCCGCACAGCCTGCAGATCCCGCCGGAGTGGGCGGTCCACCAGCCCAGGGAGGCGATCTACTCGGGCTGGGACGGACTGGACCTCACCCGCGCGGTGGCCGACACCGCCATCCGGCTGCTGCGCAAGGGCGGCGTGCTGGCGATCGAGCACTACGATGCGGTCGCCGACGAGGTCATGGACATCCTGTGGTCGGCCGGGTTCACATCGCTGACCAGCCACACCGACCACGACGGGTTCCCCCGCTACGTGATCGCGGAAGCCTGA
- a CDS encoding aminotransferase class I/II-fold pyridoxal phosphate-dependent enzyme, which translates to MNNVLPTSRIARRSAATTDMYDRAVTAGLTGHTITQRSGKTVRLSDGSECVEFVSCSYLGLEDHPRLVQAVRTALDKYGTHFSSSRNSMQPTETDELEELLGEIYPGMTGVVFNSVSSAHLGVLPLLGAGILPGYPVSADGPLFIVDRTAHASMQAIRGVLEQVGPVARFRSEEPETLTEALNRAAAERRTPIVLADGIGSMGGLIDVGGLRDSVAEHRGYLYIDDAHGISISGRHGAGYAFEALGGRVPPEVLLVGSLSKAFGGSGGFILTHSPEDATILRREANPMVFGHSNMITHVVANAESARMHLDGTVATLQEALWANVELFDHAHRRELVNAGVRSPIRGLPMPSEEAAFASAVRLREVGVLCFPVFYPVVAKGTGLLRFAISAKHTPEQIESIARHLTTV; encoded by the coding sequence ATGAACAATGTGCTGCCGACCAGCAGAATCGCACGCAGATCGGCTGCGACCACGGACATGTACGACAGGGCCGTGACGGCCGGCCTGACCGGGCATACCATCACGCAACGGTCCGGCAAGACGGTGCGCCTGTCCGACGGCAGCGAATGCGTCGAGTTCGTCTCCTGCTCCTACCTGGGGTTGGAGGATCACCCGCGGCTGGTGCAGGCGGTGCGGACCGCACTCGACAAGTACGGGACGCACTTCTCCTCCTCCCGCAACAGCATGCAGCCGACCGAGACCGACGAACTGGAAGAGCTGCTCGGCGAGATCTACCCGGGGATGACCGGCGTGGTGTTCAACTCGGTCAGCAGCGCGCACCTGGGCGTGCTGCCGCTCCTCGGTGCGGGCATCCTCCCGGGCTACCCGGTGTCCGCCGACGGCCCGCTGTTCATCGTCGACCGGACCGCGCACGCGTCCATGCAGGCGATCCGGGGCGTCCTCGAACAGGTCGGCCCGGTGGCGCGGTTCCGCAGCGAGGAGCCCGAAACGCTCACCGAAGCGCTGAACCGGGCCGCCGCGGAGCGCCGCACACCCATCGTGCTCGCCGACGGGATCGGCTCCATGGGCGGGCTGATCGACGTCGGCGGACTGCGGGACTCCGTCGCCGAGCACCGCGGCTACCTCTACATCGACGACGCCCACGGCATCTCGATCAGCGGGAGGCACGGCGCCGGATACGCGTTCGAGGCGCTGGGCGGCCGGGTCCCCCCCGAAGTCCTGCTGGTCGGTTCGCTGTCGAAGGCGTTCGGCGGCTCCGGCGGTTTCATCCTCACCCACTCCCCCGAGGACGCGACCATCCTGCGGCGCGAGGCCAACCCCATGGTGTTCGGCCACTCGAACATGATCACCCACGTGGTCGCCAACGCCGAGTCGGCGCGCATGCACCTGGACGGGACCGTGGCCACGCTGCAGGAGGCGCTGTGGGCCAACGTCGAGCTCTTCGACCACGCCCACCGCCGGGAGCTGGTCAACGCCGGCGTGCGGTCCCCGATCCGCGGACTGCCGATGCCCAGCGAGGAAGCCGCGTTCGCCAGCGCCGTGCGCCTGCGCGAGGTCGGCGTCCTGTGCTTTCCGGTCTTCTACCCCGTCGTCGCCAAGGGCACCGGTCTGCTGCGGTTCGCGATCTCCGCGAAGCACACCCCCGAGCAGATCGAGTCGATCGCCCGCCACCTCACCACCGTCTGA
- a CDS encoding 2-dehydropantoate 2-reductase N-terminal domain-containing protein, whose product MSRRRRHAPGRAAVVGYGNVGRLFGGLLADAGWQITAVDPNVSAEHGAPHATGAIRADIGAPTAELRTCLADADMVIVAVPERAALAAVDTLDACVGAATPVVETLSHKHRFRQAASERLAPRPLVSLNPLFHPSLGWAGNTVTASVDRGGEVTAQLLDLIRTTGARVHLLDPADHDRFVTSVQAVTHAAVLGFARALPRLGLPPADVIACAPPPTRALLAVAARVLTAESETYWDIQSSGEPGDTARRALLTGIEDLDHQVGAGDDAGFGDEFARLRAWFGDELDGFADDAAHILGALVSRRAATPRPSTPAPNRGAT is encoded by the coding sequence ATGTCCCGGCGGCGCCGACACGCGCCCGGCCGGGCGGCCGTGGTCGGCTACGGAAACGTGGGCCGGCTGTTCGGCGGCCTGCTCGCCGACGCGGGATGGCAGATCACCGCGGTCGACCCGAACGTCTCCGCGGAGCACGGCGCACCCCACGCGACCGGTGCCATCCGCGCCGACATCGGCGCGCCCACCGCCGAGCTGCGCACATGCCTGGCCGACGCCGACATGGTCATCGTCGCGGTGCCGGAGCGGGCCGCGTTGGCGGCCGTCGACACACTCGACGCCTGCGTCGGCGCGGCGACCCCCGTCGTCGAGACGCTCTCCCACAAGCATCGGTTCCGCCAGGCGGCCAGCGAACGTCTGGCCCCGCGGCCGCTCGTGAGCCTCAACCCGCTGTTCCACCCGTCCCTCGGCTGGGCGGGCAACACCGTGACCGCCTCGGTGGACCGCGGCGGTGAAGTCACCGCCCAGCTGCTCGACCTGATCCGGACGACCGGCGCCCGGGTGCACCTGCTGGACCCCGCCGACCACGACCGGTTCGTCACGTCCGTCCAGGCCGTCACGCACGCCGCCGTCCTCGGCTTCGCCCGCGCGCTGCCCCGCCTGGGGCTCCCCCCGGCCGACGTGATCGCCTGCGCGCCGCCGCCGACCCGGGCGCTGCTGGCCGTGGCCGCCCGCGTGCTCACGGCCGAATCCGAGACCTACTGGGACATCCAGAGCTCGGGCGAACCCGGCGACACGGCCCGCCGGGCGCTGCTCACCGGCATCGAGGACCTCGACCACCAGGTCGGGGCGGGCGACGACGCGGGCTTCGGCGACGAGTTCGCCCGCCTGCGCGCGTGGTTCGGCGACGAGCTCGACGGGTTCGCCGACGACGCCGCGCACATCCTCGGCGCCCTGGTGTCCCGGCGCGCCGCGACCCCCCGACCGTCCACCCCCGCACCGAACCGAGGAGCCACGTGA
- the pabB gene encoding aminodeoxychorismate synthase component I produces the protein MLRTLLIDNFDSFTYNLSDLIHRVNGRAPHVVTNDTPWSDIDLDAYDCVVVSPGPGRPQRERDLGVSALALKQTAVPVLGICLGHQGIGHMHGGRVGHAPEPMHGRVCDVHHAGRDLFRGLPSPFKTVRYHSLAVTDLPTDLEPLAWTADGVVMAVRSLRAPQWGVQFHPESILTENGTELLDNFRALVEAQGSPRTAAPAPDRARPRYRIDCRRIDAYPDTASLFADLHADAEHAFWLDSSRTDTAFSRFSFMGDDSGPLAESLAYSVTDQAWSITRGERTTRVEAGFFDYLNEQLALRRVQHPPELPFDFNLGYVGALGYELKAETGGRARHVSPLPDGRLLFADRAIAVDHHERCAYLLVLTDTQAPDTVRTGAEWLDRTVRVVQRHAAARESATEAVPAEARGPVSAEPPRFRFDQPRADYLDSIASCLEAITDGESYEICLTNTAEAASLDAPLDAYLRLRSTSPVPFGAYLRAGSTTVLSASPERFLEVRRDGRIQAKPIKGTRPRGDTPEADAALVRELAANPKDRAENLMIVDLLRNDLNRVCAVGTVNVPKLFDVETYSHVHQLVSTIEGRLAPGLTAVDCIRSAFPGGSMTGAPKIRTMEIIDDLERRARGYYSGAIGWLSLSGAADLSIVIRTVVNGERSCTFGVGGAIVALSDPEEEFAETLVKSRAMVSALNASVEED, from the coding sequence ATGCTGCGAACGCTGCTCATCGACAACTTCGATTCCTTCACCTACAACCTCAGTGACCTCATCCATCGGGTGAACGGGCGGGCCCCGCACGTGGTCACGAACGACACCCCCTGGTCCGACATCGACCTCGACGCCTACGACTGCGTCGTCGTCTCCCCCGGCCCCGGCCGCCCCCAGCGGGAGCGCGACCTGGGTGTGTCGGCGCTGGCGCTGAAGCAGACCGCCGTTCCCGTGCTCGGCATCTGCCTGGGCCACCAGGGGATCGGCCACATGCACGGCGGGCGCGTGGGTCACGCTCCCGAGCCCATGCACGGGCGTGTGTGCGACGTGCACCATGCCGGACGCGACCTGTTCCGCGGACTGCCCTCCCCCTTCAAGACCGTGCGCTACCACTCCCTGGCGGTCACCGACCTGCCCACCGACCTGGAGCCGCTGGCGTGGACCGCGGACGGCGTGGTGATGGCGGTCCGCAGCCTGCGTGCGCCGCAGTGGGGCGTCCAGTTCCACCCCGAGTCGATCCTGACGGAGAACGGCACCGAACTGCTCGACAACTTCCGCGCCCTTGTGGAGGCCCAAGGATCCCCCCGAACGGCGGCGCCGGCCCCCGACCGCGCTCGCCCCCGGTACCGGATCGACTGCCGGCGGATCGACGCCTACCCCGACACCGCGTCGCTCTTCGCCGACCTCCACGCCGATGCGGAGCACGCCTTCTGGCTGGACAGCTCCCGGACCGACACCGCCTTCAGCCGGTTCAGCTTCATGGGAGACGACTCGGGGCCACTGGCCGAAAGCCTCGCCTACTCGGTCACCGATCAGGCCTGGAGCATCACGCGCGGCGAGAGGACCACGCGCGTCGAGGCCGGGTTCTTCGACTACCTCAACGAGCAACTGGCACTCCGCCGCGTCCAGCATCCCCCCGAGCTGCCGTTCGACTTCAACCTCGGGTACGTCGGCGCCCTCGGCTACGAGCTGAAGGCCGAGACCGGGGGGCGGGCCCGGCATGTCTCCCCGCTCCCCGACGGGCGGCTGCTCTTCGCCGACCGGGCCATCGCGGTCGACCACCACGAGCGGTGCGCCTACCTGCTGGTGCTGACCGATACACAAGCGCCCGACACCGTCCGCACCGGCGCGGAGTGGCTGGACCGCACGGTCCGGGTGGTCCAGCGGCACGCCGCCGCCCGGGAGTCCGCGACCGAGGCGGTGCCCGCGGAGGCGCGCGGGCCGGTGTCCGCCGAGCCGCCGCGGTTCCGGTTCGACCAGCCGCGCGCGGACTATCTCGACAGCATCGCCTCGTGCCTGGAAGCGATCACCGACGGCGAGTCCTACGAGATCTGCCTGACCAACACCGCCGAGGCCGCCTCCCTCGACGCGCCGCTCGACGCCTACCTGCGGCTGCGCTCGACGAGCCCCGTCCCGTTCGGCGCCTACCTGCGGGCGGGGTCGACAACGGTCCTCAGCGCCTCCCCGGAGCGCTTCCTGGAGGTCCGCAGGGACGGCCGGATCCAGGCCAAGCCGATCAAGGGGACCCGGCCCCGAGGTGACACACCGGAGGCCGACGCCGCACTCGTGCGCGAGCTGGCCGCCAACCCCAAGGACCGGGCCGAGAACCTCATGATCGTCGACCTGCTCCGCAACGACCTCAACCGGGTGTGTGCGGTCGGGACCGTGAACGTGCCCAAGCTGTTCGACGTCGAGACGTACTCGCACGTGCACCAGCTCGTCAGCACGATCGAGGGCCGCCTCGCCCCCGGCCTCACCGCCGTCGACTGCATTCGCTCGGCCTTCCCCGGGGGGTCGATGACCGGTGCGCCCAAGATCCGCACCATGGAGATCATCGACGACCTGGAGCGGCGGGCGCGCGGCTACTACTCCGGCGCCATCGGCTGGCTCTCCCTGTCCGGCGCGGCCGACCTGAGCATCGTGATCCGAACCGTGGTCAACGGCGAGCGCTCCTGCACCTTCGGCGTGGGCGGCGCGATCGTCGCGCTGTCGGACCCGGAGGAGGAGTTCGCGGAGACGCTCGTGAAGTCCCGGGCCATGGTGTCGGCCCTCAACGCATCCGTCGAGGAGGACTGA
- a CDS encoding chorismate mutase family protein, whose product MSASHEGKDQLSELRSELDGIDERLLEIIRERIECCVRIARHKQDHDIPMMQPHRIGVVQERAAKYGDENGVDPDFLRRLYDLIIGETCRVEDLVMGNTSAR is encoded by the coding sequence ATGTCGGCATCCCATGAAGGAAAAGACCAGCTATCGGAACTCCGATCGGAACTCGACGGGATCGACGAGCGCCTTCTAGAAATCATCCGAGAGCGCATCGAGTGCTGCGTCAGAATCGCCCGTCACAAGCAGGACCACGACATTCCTATGATGCAGCCCCACCGAATCGGGGTCGTCCAGGAACGAGCAGCGAAGTACGGTGATGAGAACGGCGTCGACCCGGATTTCCTCCGCCGACTCTACGACCTCATCATCGGCGAAACCTGCCGGGTGGAAGACCTTGTGATGGGAAACACTTCGGCGCGGTGA
- a CDS encoding 3-deoxy-7-phosphoheptulonate synthase: MTMSLSTTSHGTTATSAAQQPDWQDGDLLDHVRRRLRDLPGLTTEDEVGELERALAGAARGEALVLQGGDCAERFHDAVPDRVRRKLDHLQGLASVLRAGTGLGVVPVGRMAGQYAKPRSDPYETLPDGRRVPSYRGDAVNDPAADPVLRAADPTRLVDAYDCSRAVLGAVRASWAGRQAGERVYTAHELLLLPYEESLVRTGKRGDYAASTHFGWIGARTSAPDGAHVGLAASVHNPVGVKIGPRTSPAHAVELVRRLNPDAVPGRLTFIVRMGAEQLDSALPPLVEAVAAGGIPVVWLSDPMHGNTYRAPGGAKTRSLSAMRAETEAFVRVLREHRQWPAGLHLELTPDPVTECVDVPETATGRLVFPHYRSVCDPRLNPAQAEQLVHAFLRLL, from the coding sequence ATGACCATGTCCCTCAGCACGACGTCCCACGGTACGACGGCGACATCGGCTGCCCAGCAGCCCGACTGGCAGGACGGCGACCTCCTCGACCACGTCCGGCGGCGGCTGCGCGACCTGCCCGGCCTGACCACCGAGGATGAGGTGGGGGAGCTGGAGCGGGCGCTGGCCGGGGCGGCACGCGGCGAGGCGCTGGTACTCCAGGGAGGCGACTGCGCCGAACGCTTCCACGACGCCGTACCCGACCGCGTCCGCCGCAAGCTCGATCACCTGCAGGGACTGGCATCCGTCCTGCGGGCGGGAACGGGCCTGGGCGTGGTGCCGGTCGGCCGCATGGCGGGCCAGTACGCCAAACCGCGATCGGACCCCTACGAGACACTGCCCGACGGTCGCCGCGTGCCGAGCTACCGCGGTGACGCGGTCAACGACCCGGCCGCCGACCCGGTGCTCCGGGCGGCCGACCCGACCCGGCTGGTCGACGCCTACGACTGCTCCCGGGCGGTGCTCGGGGCGGTGCGCGCCTCGTGGGCGGGTCGGCAGGCGGGTGAACGCGTCTACACCGCCCACGAACTCCTCCTGCTCCCCTACGAGGAATCACTGGTCCGGACGGGGAAGCGGGGCGACTATGCTGCGTCGACGCATTTCGGCTGGATCGGTGCCAGGACCAGCGCGCCGGACGGCGCGCACGTGGGGCTGGCCGCGTCGGTGCACAACCCGGTCGGGGTGAAGATCGGGCCGCGCACCTCGCCGGCCCACGCCGTCGAGCTGGTCCGGAGACTCAACCCCGACGCGGTGCCCGGGCGGCTGACGTTCATCGTCCGGATGGGTGCCGAGCAGCTGGACAGCGCCCTGCCGCCCCTGGTCGAAGCGGTGGCGGCGGGCGGCATACCCGTCGTCTGGCTGAGCGACCCGATGCACGGCAACACGTACCGCGCGCCCGGCGGGGCCAAGACCCGGTCCCTGTCGGCCATGCGCGCGGAGACGGAGGCGTTCGTGCGGGTGCTGCGGGAACACCGGCAATGGCCGGCCGGCCTGCACCTCGAATTGACACCCGACCCGGTGACCGAGTGCGTGGACGTTCCCGAAACAGCCACCGGTCGCCTCGTATTCCCCCATTACCGCTCCGTCTGCGACCCGCGGCTCAATCCGGCGCAGGCCGAGCAGCTCGTGCACGCATTTCTCCGCCTGCTGTGA
- a CDS encoding response regulator transcription factor, translating into MPELVSRVPSTRIGSTASESWDNTLTIGEELPSICLVCSKSGGRADLRQQILCYLALGYTDEQIARRLSLSVRTVRRRIADVMEELNATSRFAAGVKATQEGRICRKLD; encoded by the coding sequence ATGCCCGAGCTCGTGTCCCGAGTTCCCTCCACCCGCATCGGCTCTACCGCCTCAGAAAGCTGGGATAACACGCTGACGATAGGCGAGGAGCTCCCGAGCATATGCCTGGTATGCAGCAAGAGCGGCGGACGCGCCGACCTGAGGCAGCAGATCCTGTGCTATCTGGCGCTCGGATACACCGATGAACAGATCGCCAGGCGCCTCTCGCTCAGCGTGCGGACCGTGCGGCGCCGGATCGCCGATGTCATGGAGGAGCTGAACGCGACGAGCAGGTTCGCCGCCGGCGTGAAAGCGACACAGGAGGGCCGGATCTGCAGAAAGCTCGATTGA
- a CDS encoding helix-turn-helix domain-containing protein — translation MCTDDVAPGERIDYWQHVTSENFVRCTTRIDQRDDGFWGRVVSTNLGAVHYSLVEYTASGSYEIFRSARHIRQDESDEYLLELQLGGAAVVLNQDGREAGFIPGDFGFLDVTRPSHLGCAPRSSVRAVTVTFPRHLLPIRVDNVARLTAVRIDGQRGMGQLVSNFLVGLADNLEGDPVEGADGVRLSTALLDLLAVALAGRLERDSEVPPESHRGALLTRVYAFIDRHLDDPDLSPKNIATAHHISTRYLHKLFETEEATVVEWIRTRRLEQCRRHLADPAQQTEPVSVIAARWGFRDPSYFSRLFRATYGIPPREYRILHFGPGVVRPPAPKP, via the coding sequence GTGTGCACGGATGACGTGGCGCCCGGCGAGCGAATCGACTACTGGCAGCATGTGACCTCGGAGAACTTCGTCCGGTGCACCACCCGAATCGACCAGAGGGACGACGGCTTCTGGGGCCGGGTGGTGTCGACGAACCTCGGCGCCGTCCACTACTCGCTCGTGGAATACACGGCGAGCGGCAGCTACGAGATCTTCCGCAGCGCACGCCACATTCGCCAGGACGAGTCGGACGAATACCTCCTCGAACTGCAGTTGGGGGGCGCTGCCGTCGTCCTCAACCAGGACGGCAGGGAAGCCGGCTTCATCCCCGGCGACTTCGGGTTCCTCGATGTCACGCGCCCCTCCCACCTGGGTTGCGCGCCCCGGTCTTCGGTACGCGCTGTGACCGTGACGTTCCCTCGCCACCTCCTGCCCATCCGGGTGGACAACGTCGCCCGGCTGACCGCGGTCCGGATCGACGGGCAGCGGGGCATGGGGCAGCTGGTCTCCAACTTCCTGGTCGGGCTGGCCGACAACCTGGAGGGCGATCCCGTGGAAGGCGCCGACGGCGTGCGCCTGTCGACCGCGCTGCTGGACCTGTTGGCCGTCGCCTTGGCCGGACGGCTCGAACGCGACTCGGAGGTGCCGCCCGAAAGCCACCGCGGTGCACTTCTGACACGGGTCTATGCGTTCATCGACCGGCACCTCGACGACCCCGACCTGTCCCCGAAGAACATCGCCACCGCGCACCACATCTCCACGCGCTACCTGCACAAGCTCTTCGAGACCGAGGAGGCCACGGTCGTGGAGTGGATTCGGACGCGCCGCCTGGAACAGTGCCGCCGCCACCTGGCCGACCCGGCTCAGCAGACGGAACCGGTGAGCGTGATCGCCGCGCGCTGGGGCTTCCGGGATCCGAGCTATTTCTCACGCCTGTTCCGCGCCACCTACGGCATCCCGCCCCGCGAGTACCGCATCCTGCACTTCGGCCCCGGAGTGGTGCGGCCGCCGGCGCCGAAGCCGTGA